The Saprospiraceae bacterium genome includes the window CTATCTGGAATGGTCACGGCCTGTTGCAGCGGAAGGCCCTCTAAATCAAAATAGAGGTAGAGGGTATCAATGTCCAGGATAGCTTTAATTTCATAGGCTTCTGTTTCCCCACAGAGCAGGGTCCTCCGCAGGTCAAAGTCATACCCACTGAAGTTTTGCTCCAGGGAGTCGATAATGCGCTGAGGCAAATCATCGAATGAATCGTCTTCCTCCCCTTCTTCTTCTTCCTCCATGTCATCACACCGTGCATCGCTATTCATGATCTTGATAACAGGCCGCATGATGTATTTTCCGTTTCCTGTTCGATGGATAGATGCTCCCGCATCGAAATCGAGCAGCAGATCGTATTGCGGCATAGTCAAAAGGTCGAGACAGGCTTTGATTTTCAAACCACTCTGACTACCCGATGGGATTTTAAGGGCGTACGTTTCCCCATCCACCACCACGGTGTTGTTGTCGCCCAGGATAAGGCGAACCTCGGTTATTCGTTCCAGCTGAAGATCTGCGTACGCGATCAGGGTATCAATGCCATTCTGGAAATCTAAAAGGTTATAGATGCCAGCATTAGTTTCCAAGGGGATTTCTTCGAATCCCCCTGGGCCTTTCACCCGGATGCCTTGCAAATCAATATTTACTTCCTCTAAGTCGATCGGGCCGTCTGTTAGGCGAATGTTTAAGGTAGTCGTGGAATTATTTTCATTTGATAGATCGGCTTCGAATACCGTCTCACAGGAAGCTAGGCCTATTAAAAGTAATAGAACTAAAAAATTAAATCTGTTCATAGGAAGCGTGATTACATTAAAAAATAGTGTTGCTAGTGTAAAAAACACGGGGCCGCTTATGCAGCGACCCCGGGGAAAATTCATGGGATTAAATATCAGCTAGTAGTGTTCTTGGGATTAAAAATGTTAGCTAATCGTGTTCATGGGATTATGATTCAGCCTTAAGGCTATCTAAAAAAACTTTGAATATACATTCGCTTATCTGTGATCACTTTGAAAGTATAAATACCCGCTGGATAATCACCAATATGGAACTGCTGTTTACTTTCGATGGCATCAAATCGTTTGCTAGATAACAATCGGCCATTGACATCGAAAAGCTGGACAAGCCTGATCTTTTCCGTTGGGTGTTCCAGTTCAATCGTGACTTCCTGGCCTGTTGCAGGATTGGGAAACAGCTTGATGCCTTTCCTGGTAATCGGTACGATGGTTGCCGTGGTAGAATCCACTGAAAAGGCAAAATCAGAAGGCGCAATGGGTGCATCGATCAAGCCCAAATCCACCATTTTGATGTCTGTCGTATTGATCGTAGTGAGACCAACAACGATGTCTTCCATCACGATGGAAAAGGTGCCAATATCTCCGAAACCACCAACTGTTTGCTGGTTTTTGCGAACGATAGCGATCTGGGCTACCCCCGTATTTCTGTCGTTCTTGATAAATTGGATCACCTTATCGTCTCCCATGCCATTCATCCAGGTATCATCCAGGATATCCAGCCGGAAATCATTTCCCTGGTTGCCCACAACATCCGGATCATAAATCACCGTAAAGGCAACGCCGTAGAAGTTGGTGATACTGTCAGTGGATGTACCTAGCGACAAATTGGCTTCCAACGTTCCGCCGGGAGGGATGACGGTAGCATTAGGTGTCAACAATAAAACGGGGTCTGTTTCGGCATTCCCATTGGCATAATCATCAGGGATGACCGTACCGTGGACTAGTCCAAAATTATTTTCAATGACCGTCTTATCATCATCATCTACATCGCCGTCGCCATCACAATCTGCAAAAGAAAAATTCAAACCATCGGGGAAACTCATGTCCCAAAGAACAGCTGGCAAGTCCTGACTCACCCAATCGGTGGTCGGACTAAGCCTGCTATCTCCAGTAGCACCTTTTGCCACTGCCCAGTACAGCACGTCAATGTTATTGACGATACCATTGTTGTTAATGTCACCTGGCCAAACTTGCTGGCCCAGGCTCATAGGGATGTTTAATAGGATTATAACTGTCGTTAGAATTAGCTTGCTCAATTGTGGGATTGTTTGTAATTCTGATACAAAGATGGGGCGGAAAAAGGGACCTAGCAAATACATTTTTCGTGTTTTTTCAGTTAAAAAAGTTATCTTCAATTGCTTAATTCAGCAATAACACTTGTAAAAATAATCATAAATTATTAACAATCAATTATTTATTAAATAACAAATTACAATTAATAAAATATAAATTGTTTCATTTTTCAACTAGCAGCAAAAAAATCAGTCCATAAATTCATGAAAAAAAGTAAACTGATAGCCCTTTTAGCGTCTTTTGATCAAACTGACTTTCGACAATTTTGCGAATTCGTTGCTTCTCCTTTCTTTAATAAGAACCAGGAGTTAATCTTTTTTGTCGACTATCTGGAAACTTTGGCGCCGGAATTTACGACAGATAAAGTTAAGAAAGCGGATGTATTTCGTGCTTTATATCCCGGAGAGGCCTTCGATAAGAAGAAAATGGCTTATTTAATGAACTACCTGCTGAAGCTAGGAGAGCATTTTCTAGCAATCCAGCGCTACCAAAAGGAGGAAATCCTAATGAAGTACCATGTCCTCGATCAGTTTGTGGAGCGGAAACTGGATAAGCATTATCATTATCTTTTACATAAAACCCAGGAGAACCTTCAGGAAATGAAAAACCGGGATGAGCAGGCTTATTATTACCAATACCTGATCGGCAAGGTTGCCAGCGATTATTTTTATAGCCAGCAAGTTCGAAAATTTGACCCTAGTCTGCAAATGGTTTCTGATGAGTTAGACCAGTTTTATTTCTTTCACAAGTTGAAATACAGCTGTGAAATGCTTAACCGCCAGGCCATTATTACCGCTGAATACCACCTTACCTTCGTTGATGAACTGAGGTCCTACCTCCTCAACAAAGAAGAGATTGACCCCTTGATTGAAATCTACCTGCGGATATTTTTGTCCATCAAACACGAAGAAGAGGAAGAACATTTCGAGAAGCTGATGCACCTCATTGAGAATTATACGGATACGGTCAATGACAAGATCCGGCGAGAAATCTACCTCTATGCGCTAAACTATTGCGCCCCGAAAATCAGAAAAGGAAAGGAAAAGTACATCCCGATCATGCTCGACCTCTATATCAAAGGTATTGAGAACAAAGCCTTGTTCGATGGCGCCTATCTTTCTCACTGGACTTATTCGAATGTCATTAAACTGGCCCTTCGCCTGGAGCGATTCGAGTGGACCGAGACTTTTATTAAAGAAAATGCGATTTGCCTGCCGCCACAACTGCGCGAAGGAGCCGAGCATTATAACCTGTCCGAGCTGTACTACCACAAAAGAGATTTCGACCAGGTCCTCAATCATCTCAACCAGCTACACTTCACCGATCTACATTACCACCTGGGGTCAAGGGTCATCCTCCTAAAAACCTATTATGAGCTGGAAGCTGAGGAACCGCTGCTTTCTTTGCTGTCCTCCTTCAGCGTATACCTCCGCAGAAACAATACCATCTCTCCCCCACTCAAAAAAACCTACCTCAATTTCTGTAACCTCCTGCACCAAATCCTTCGAAGAAATCCAAAGAAATGGGACGCCCTCGGCCAAGATATCAACAATACGCAACCTTTGGCGGAAAGGGCCTGGCTGCTGCAGTTGTGGAAGCAGGAGCAGGGGTGATGGGGCTATTAGGTT containing:
- a CDS encoding T9SS type A sorting domain-containing protein translates to MYLLGPFFRPIFVSELQTIPQLSKLILTTVIILLNIPMSLGQQVWPGDINNNGIVNNIDVLYWAVAKGATGDSRLSPTTDWVSQDLPAVLWDMSFPDGLNFSFADCDGDGDVDDDDKTVIENNFGLVHGTVIPDDYANGNAETDPVLLLTPNATVIPPGGTLEANLSLGTSTDSITNFYGVAFTVIYDPDVVGNQGNDFRLDILDDTWMNGMGDDKVIQFIKNDRNTGVAQIAIVRKNQQTVGGFGDIGTFSIVMEDIVVGLTTINTTDIKMVDLGLIDAPIAPSDFAFSVDSTTATIVPITRKGIKLFPNPATGQEVTIELEHPTEKIRLVQLFDVNGRLLSSKRFDAIESKQQFHIGDYPAGIYTFKVITDKRMYIQSFFR
- a CDS encoding DUF4382 domain-containing protein translates to MNRFNFLVLLLLIGLASCETVFEADLSNENNSTTTLNIRLTDGPIDLEEVNIDLQGIRVKGPGGFEEIPLETNAGIYNLLDFQNGIDTLIAYADLQLERITEVRLILGDNNTVVVDGETYALKIPSGSQSGLKIKACLDLLTMPQYDLLLDFDAGASIHRTGNGKYIMRPVIKIMNSDARCDDMEEEEEGEEDDSFDDLPQRIIDSLEQNFSGYDFDLRRTLLCGETEAYEIKAILDIDTLYLYFDLEGLPLQQAVTIPDSELPEAVTIALETDYPGFILTADSAFRIAREDGEIWYQVRIQTDNEEQEVTYKADGIFVCGNAAEEEEGEEEEHDHSAEDLPQAVQDYISANYPGFNFSSTSQRFCDGTDVYVLEGKNGPTTVLLYFDLDGEFLQSAKSFDEQGLPNEVKGSIASDYADYRIMNNKTWEIERANGDLWYRVYIKKNNSSKKVYVIYAADGTFICEEE